A single region of the Agromyces sp. Leaf222 genome encodes:
- the uvrA gene encoding excinuclease ABC subunit UvrA encodes MFAQSACAHGVRVGGSAYTRRVPVSRLDAHSHLSVRGARVHNLRDVDVEIPRDAMVVFTGLSGSGKSSLAFDTIFAEGQRRYVESLSAYARQFLGQVDRPDVDFIEGLSPAVSIDQKSTNRNPRSTVGTITEIYDYMRLLWARIGVPHCPVCGEPIQRQTVQQIADQLMQLDHGVRFQVLSPVVSQKKGEFVDLFRELAAGGYSRAVVDGELIRLDEPPKLKKQVKHDISVVVDRLVAGPDVLGRLTDSLETALRLTDGLVQINYVDKTGPEAWDMFSEKLSCPNQHPIQLTEIEPRTFSFNAPFGACPECSGLGTRMAVDEQLLLGDPSLSIAEGVIIPWTSQGKSLYNYYEKLLVGLSRDLGFSLDTPWENLDEAARDAVLRGDNFEVKVKWRNRYGREMSYTSGFEGVVPYIERQYLQAETDAQRVRWSEYLREVPCPVCKGKRLKPEVLSVLIHDASIADVGLLSLTDARSFMDRLELTDREQAIAAQVLREIKLRLDFLIRVGLSYLDLSRAAATLSGGEAQRIRLATQIGSGLTGVLYVLDEPSIGLHQRDNRRLIDTLVALRDLGNTLIVVEHDEDTIRTADWIVDIGPGAGVNGGTVVHSGSYGDLLKNTRSLTGDYLSGRKEIPIPERRRPIDAERMISVQGAEANNLRGVDVDFPLGVFTAVTGVSGSGKSSLVNDILYRVLANRLNGARKLPGRHRRVTGLDQLDKVVHVDQAPIGRTPRSNPATYTGVFDRVRTLFSETNEAKARGYLPGRFSFNVKGGRCEACSGDGTIKIEMNFLPDVYVACEVCGGQRYNRETLQVHYKGKNIAEVLQMPISEAAEFFEPISAIHRYLKTLVDVGLGYVQLGQSATTLSGGEAQRVKLATELQRRSNGRSVYVLDEPTTGLHFEDVRKLLKVLGKLVDKGNTVIVIEHSLDVIKSADWIIDLGPEGGSGGGQIVATGTPEQVAAVSESHTGYFLREIFDVARAGVEVAS; translated from the coding sequence ATGTTCGCTCAGAGCGCGTGCGCTCACGGCGTTCGTGTCGGTGGGTCTGCCTACACTCGTAGAGTGCCTGTTTCACGTCTCGATGCCCATTCGCACCTGAGTGTCCGCGGTGCCCGCGTACACAACCTCCGAGACGTCGACGTCGAGATCCCACGCGATGCGATGGTGGTCTTCACCGGCCTCTCGGGTTCCGGCAAGTCGTCGCTCGCGTTCGACACGATCTTCGCCGAGGGCCAGCGCCGCTACGTCGAGTCGCTCTCGGCCTACGCGAGGCAGTTCCTCGGCCAGGTCGATCGCCCAGACGTCGATTTCATCGAGGGCCTCAGCCCGGCCGTCTCGATCGATCAGAAGTCGACGAACCGCAACCCGCGCTCGACGGTCGGCACGATCACCGAGATCTACGACTACATGCGACTGCTGTGGGCGCGCATCGGCGTGCCGCACTGCCCGGTGTGCGGTGAGCCCATCCAGCGCCAGACGGTGCAGCAGATCGCCGATCAACTCATGCAGCTCGACCACGGCGTTCGCTTCCAGGTGCTCAGCCCGGTCGTATCCCAGAAGAAGGGCGAGTTCGTCGACCTCTTCCGCGAACTGGCCGCCGGCGGTTACTCGCGTGCCGTGGTCGATGGCGAGCTCATCCGCCTCGACGAGCCGCCGAAGCTGAAGAAGCAGGTCAAGCACGACATCTCGGTGGTCGTCGACCGGCTCGTCGCCGGGCCCGACGTGCTCGGGCGCCTGACGGACTCCCTCGAGACCGCGTTGCGCCTGACCGATGGCCTGGTGCAGATCAACTACGTCGACAAGACCGGGCCAGAAGCCTGGGACATGTTCTCCGAGAAGCTCTCGTGCCCGAACCAGCACCCGATCCAGCTGACCGAGATCGAGCCGCGGACCTTCTCGTTCAACGCGCCGTTCGGGGCCTGCCCCGAGTGCTCCGGCCTCGGTACGCGCATGGCGGTCGACGAGCAGCTGCTGCTCGGCGATCCGTCGCTCAGCATCGCCGAAGGCGTGATCATCCCCTGGACCTCACAGGGCAAGAGCCTCTACAACTACTACGAGAAGCTCCTCGTCGGCCTCTCGCGCGACCTCGGGTTCTCGCTCGACACCCCGTGGGAGAACCTCGACGAGGCCGCCCGCGATGCCGTGCTGCGGGGCGACAACTTCGAGGTCAAGGTGAAGTGGCGCAACCGATACGGCCGCGAGATGAGCTACACCTCCGGCTTCGAGGGCGTCGTGCCGTACATCGAACGCCAGTACCTGCAGGCCGAGACCGACGCGCAACGCGTCCGCTGGTCCGAGTACCTGCGCGAGGTGCCGTGTCCGGTCTGCAAGGGCAAGCGACTCAAGCCAGAGGTGCTCTCCGTGCTCATCCACGACGCGAGCATCGCAGATGTCGGGCTCCTGAGCCTCACCGATGCCCGCTCGTTCATGGACCGCCTCGAGCTCACCGATCGCGAGCAGGCCATCGCCGCGCAGGTGCTGCGCGAGATCAAGCTGCGGCTCGACTTCCTGATCCGCGTCGGGCTCAGCTACCTCGACCTCTCGAGGGCGGCGGCGACGCTCTCGGGCGGCGAGGCGCAGCGCATCCGGCTCGCGACGCAGATCGGCTCAGGCCTCACGGGCGTGCTCTACGTGCTCGACGAGCCGAGCATCGGCCTGCATCAGCGCGACAACCGGCGCCTCATCGACACGCTCGTGGCATTGCGCGACCTGGGCAACACGCTCATCGTGGTCGAGCACGACGAAGACACGATCCGCACCGCCGACTGGATCGTCGACATCGGCCCGGGAGCAGGCGTCAACGGCGGCACCGTCGTGCACTCGGGCAGCTACGGCGACCTGCTGAAGAACACCCGCTCGCTGACCGGCGACTACCTCTCCGGCCGCAAGGAGATCCCGATCCCCGAACGGCGCAGGCCGATCGATGCCGAGCGCATGATCTCGGTGCAGGGCGCCGAGGCGAACAACCTCCGCGGCGTCGACGTGGACTTCCCGCTCGGCGTGTTCACCGCGGTGACCGGCGTGAGCGGGTCGGGCAAGTCCTCGCTCGTCAACGACATCCTGTACCGCGTGCTCGCCAACCGCCTGAACGGTGCGCGCAAGCTGCCGGGCAGGCACCGTCGCGTCACGGGTCTCGACCAGCTCGACAAGGTCGTGCACGTCGATCAGGCGCCGATCGGTCGCACCCCGCGTTCGAACCCCGCGACCTACACGGGCGTCTTCGATCGCGTCCGCACCCTGTTCTCCGAGACCAACGAGGCGAAGGCGCGCGGCTACCTGCCGGGTCGGTTCAGCTTCAACGTCAAGGGCGGCCGATGCGAGGCGTGCTCCGGCGACGGCACGATCAAGATCGAGATGAACTTCCTGCCGGACGTGTACGTGGCGTGCGAGGTCTGCGGCGGCCAGCGCTACAACCGCGAGACCCTGCAGGTGCACTACAAGGGCAAGAACATCGCCGAAGTGCTCCAGATGCCGATCAGCGAGGCGGCCGAGTTCTTCGAGCCGATCTCGGCGATCCACCGCTACCTCAAGACCCTCGTCGACGTCGGCCTCGGCTACGTGCAGCTCGGTCAGAGCGCCACGACGCTCTCGGGCGGCGAGGCCCAGCGCGTCAAGCTCGCGACCGAACTGCAGCGCCGCTCCAACGGGCGCAGCGTCTACGTGCTCGACGAGCCGACCACCGGCCTGCACTTCGAAGACGTGCGCAAGCTCCTGAAGGTGCTCGGCAAGCTCGTCGACAAGGGCAACACGGTGATCGTCATCGAGCACAGCCTCGACGTGATCAAGTCGGCCGACTGGATCATCGACCTCGGCCCTGAGGGCGGCTCGGGCGGCGGTCAGATCGTCGCCACCGGCACGCCCGAGCAGGTCGCCGCCGTGTCCGAGAGCCACACGGGGTACTTCCTGCGCGAGATCTTCGACGTCGCGCGAGCGGGCGTCGAAGTCGCCAGCTGA
- the uvrC gene encoding excinuclease ABC subunit UvrC, translating to MSDELAYRPKAGEIPTAPGVYRFRDDDRRVLYVGKAKNLRARLSNYFAPLRTLHERTRRMVTTATSVEWTVVGNDVEALQLEYTWIKEFDPPFNVKYRDDKSYPYLAVTLADEAPRAIVTRRSGIPGARYFGPYPKVWAVNETLELLLKLFPIRTCKDSDYRRAMATGRPCFAGQIGRCFGPCSGQVGIEEHRANVERFVSFMTNQDRRIVDELSQQMLEASASFEYETAARRRDQLQAATEFFEKSAVVLRDDVDVDVFGIDHDELAAAVQIFVVRGGRVRGVHSWTVDKELDVPIGDLVDSVVQNAYGGQLAPPREVVVPELPDDAPALETWLTERAGRKVRLRAAQRGDKAALLATATQNAKQSLMLYKTRRSADFTTRSRALEDIQEALGMADAPLRIECFDVSHLSGTNIVASMVVFEDGLPRKDEYRRFTIPESTDDTDSIHQVLTRRLAYLAAPAGEPAADDPAAAEVVDGTRRSKFSYRPNLLVVDGGEPQVEAAARALAESGVEGIYLCGIAKRLEEIWTPDADYPVILPRNSDALFLFQRVRDEAHRFAITHQRQRRKRDISSVLAEIPGLGPTRIKTLLRHFGSVKRLRAASVDEIGSVDGFGPTLAAVVHEELRTGAAAQPR from the coding sequence ATGAGCGACGAGCTCGCCTACCGCCCGAAGGCGGGGGAGATCCCGACGGCGCCCGGCGTCTACCGGTTCCGCGACGACGACCGTCGGGTGCTCTACGTCGGCAAGGCCAAGAACCTGCGCGCCCGGCTCTCGAACTACTTCGCGCCGCTCCGAACGCTTCACGAGCGCACGCGGCGCATGGTGACCACGGCGACCTCGGTCGAATGGACCGTCGTCGGCAACGACGTCGAGGCGCTGCAGCTCGAGTACACGTGGATCAAGGAGTTCGATCCGCCGTTCAACGTCAAGTACCGAGACGACAAGTCGTACCCCTACCTCGCGGTGACGCTCGCCGATGAGGCGCCTCGCGCGATCGTCACGCGCCGCAGCGGCATCCCCGGAGCCCGGTACTTCGGTCCGTACCCGAAGGTCTGGGCGGTCAACGAGACGCTCGAGCTCCTGCTGAAGCTGTTCCCGATCCGCACCTGCAAGGACTCCGACTATCGCCGGGCGATGGCCACCGGCCGACCGTGCTTCGCCGGGCAGATCGGTCGGTGCTTCGGGCCGTGTTCGGGGCAGGTCGGCATCGAGGAGCACCGGGCGAACGTCGAACGGTTCGTCTCGTTCATGACGAACCAGGATCGCCGCATCGTCGACGAACTCTCGCAGCAGATGCTCGAGGCATCCGCATCGTTCGAGTACGAGACCGCGGCTCGCAGGCGCGACCAGCTTCAGGCGGCCACCGAGTTCTTCGAGAAGAGTGCGGTCGTGCTCCGCGACGACGTCGATGTCGACGTGTTCGGAATCGACCACGACGAACTCGCTGCAGCGGTGCAGATCTTCGTCGTGCGCGGGGGTCGGGTGCGCGGTGTGCACTCGTGGACCGTCGACAAGGAGCTCGACGTGCCCATCGGCGACCTCGTCGACTCCGTCGTGCAGAACGCCTACGGCGGCCAGCTCGCTCCGCCGCGCGAGGTCGTCGTGCCAGAGCTGCCCGACGACGCCCCGGCGCTCGAGACCTGGCTCACCGAGCGGGCCGGCCGAAAGGTGCGGCTGCGCGCCGCGCAGCGCGGCGACAAGGCAGCGCTGCTCGCGACCGCGACGCAGAACGCGAAGCAGTCGCTCATGCTCTACAAGACCCGACGGAGCGCCGATTTCACGACGCGTTCCCGGGCGCTCGAAGACATCCAGGAGGCGCTCGGCATGGCGGATGCCCCGCTGCGCATCGAGTGCTTCGACGTGTCGCACCTGAGCGGCACGAACATCGTCGCCTCCATGGTCGTCTTCGAAGACGGCCTGCCCCGAAAAGACGAGTACCGGCGGTTCACGATCCCCGAGTCGACCGACGACACCGATTCGATCCACCAGGTGCTGACCCGGAGGCTCGCGTATCTTGCGGCGCCGGCCGGGGAGCCTGCGGCCGACGACCCCGCAGCAGCGGAGGTCGTCGACGGCACGCGTCGCTCGAAGTTCTCGTACCGGCCCAACCTCCTCGTGGTCGACGGCGGGGAGCCGCAGGTCGAGGCCGCCGCACGGGCGCTCGCGGAGTCCGGCGTCGAGGGCATCTACCTCTGCGGCATCGCGAAGCGCCTCGAGGAGATCTGGACCCCCGACGCCGACTACCCGGTGATCCTGCCGCGCAACAGCGATGCGCTGTTCCTGTTCCAGCGCGTCCGCGACGAGGCGCACCGGTTCGCGATCACGCACCAGCGGCAGCGCCGCAAGCGCGACATCTCATCGGTGCTCGCCGAGATCCCGGGCCTCGGCCCCACCCGCATCAAGACGCTGCTGCGGCACTTCGGATCGGTGAAGCGCCTGCGCGCGGCATCCGTCGACGAGATCGGCAGCGTCGACGGGTTCGGGCCGACGCTCGCGGCCGTCGTGCACGAGGAGCTTCGAACCGGTGCCGCAGCCCAACCCCGCTAG
- the rapZ gene encoding RNase adapter RapZ, translating into MATEVEQEMLIVTGMSGAGRSTVGNALEDLGWYVVDNLPPQMLRPLVELVERAGASLPRIAAVVDIRGRDFFAELREIIQALRTGVNVRVVFLDATDTVLVRRFEAVRRPHPLQGNGTLLDGIGAERSRLAELREAADLVVDTSELNIHQLANLITDTFAEAGRAGVRVTLLSFGFKYGLPTDADLVADARFLPNPFWIGELRNLTGEDPAVSDYVLRQPGAQEFVDAYVKALEPVLSGYQRENKGHATIAVGCTGGKHRSVAMVRELASRLAEFPDLAVSVRHRDLGRE; encoded by the coding sequence ATGGCAACCGAGGTCGAGCAGGAGATGCTCATCGTCACCGGGATGTCGGGGGCCGGTCGTTCGACCGTCGGCAACGCCCTCGAGGATCTCGGCTGGTACGTGGTCGACAACCTGCCACCGCAGATGCTCCGGCCGTTGGTCGAACTCGTCGAGCGGGCCGGCGCGTCGCTGCCGCGCATCGCCGCGGTGGTCGACATCCGCGGCCGTGACTTCTTCGCCGAGCTCCGCGAGATCATCCAGGCGCTCCGCACCGGGGTGAACGTGCGCGTGGTGTTCCTCGACGCGACCGATACGGTGCTCGTGCGTCGTTTCGAGGCCGTCCGGCGCCCGCACCCGCTGCAGGGCAACGGCACGCTGCTCGACGGAATCGGAGCCGAGCGCTCGCGCCTCGCCGAGCTCCGCGAGGCGGCCGACCTCGTGGTCGACACGTCCGAGCTCAACATCCATCAGCTCGCGAACTTGATCACCGACACCTTCGCCGAGGCCGGCAGAGCCGGCGTCCGCGTGACACTGCTCAGCTTCGGCTTCAAGTACGGGCTGCCGACCGACGCCGACCTCGTCGCCGACGCGCGGTTCCTGCCGAACCCGTTCTGGATCGGCGAGCTCCGCAATCTCACGGGCGAAGATCCGGCCGTGTCCGACTACGTCCTGAGGCAACCGGGGGCGCAGGAGTTCGTCGACGCCTACGTCAAGGCGCTCGAGCCCGTGCTGAGCGGCTATCAGCGCGAGAACAAGGGCCACGCGACGATCGCGGTCGGCTGCACCGGCGGCAAGCACCGCTCGGTGGCGATGGTCCGCGAGCTCGCGTCGCGCCTCGCCGAGTTCCCCGACCTCGCGGTCAGCGTGCGGCACCGCGACCTCGGGCGCGAGTGA
- the whiA gene encoding DNA-binding protein WhiA, producing the protein MALTADVKEELARVDVSKTSVRAAELASVLRFAGGLHIISGRIAIEAELDSPTTAKRVTRDLGELYGVRPDVSVIAPSGIRRSNQFLLRVLDGGETLARQTGLLDARRRPVRGLPNKLTTGSRDEVAAVWRGAFLAHGSLTDPGRSAALEITCPGNETAMALVGAAGRLGISAKAREVRGVHRVVIRDGEAISAMLSLMGASGTVRNWEELRQRREVRATANRLVNFDDANLRRSAQAAVAACARVERAMELLGDDIPQHLKYAGELRLAHRESSLDELGHHADPPMTKDAVAGRIRRLLAMADNRAAALGVPGTEASLPADLDDV; encoded by the coding sequence GTGGCATTGACCGCGGATGTGAAAGAAGAACTGGCCCGCGTCGACGTCTCGAAGACGAGCGTCCGGGCGGCCGAGCTGGCCTCGGTGCTGCGGTTCGCCGGCGGCCTGCACATCATCTCGGGTCGTATCGCGATCGAGGCCGAGCTCGATTCCCCGACGACCGCGAAGCGCGTCACGCGCGACCTGGGGGAGCTCTATGGTGTGCGACCGGATGTCTCGGTGATCGCGCCCTCCGGCATCCGCCGTTCGAACCAGTTCCTGCTCCGGGTGCTCGATGGCGGTGAGACGCTCGCACGCCAGACCGGCCTGCTCGACGCGCGTCGCCGGCCGGTTCGCGGACTGCCGAACAAGCTCACGACCGGGTCGCGCGACGAGGTCGCGGCCGTGTGGCGCGGGGCGTTCCTCGCGCACGGCAGCCTCACCGATCCGGGCCGGTCGGCCGCGCTCGAGATCACCTGCCCCGGCAACGAGACGGCGATGGCCCTCGTCGGCGCCGCCGGGCGACTCGGCATCTCGGCGAAGGCGCGCGAGGTGCGCGGCGTGCACCGCGTCGTCATCCGCGACGGCGAGGCCATCAGCGCCATGCTCTCGCTCATGGGCGCGAGCGGCACCGTGCGCAACTGGGAGGAACTGCGGCAGCGTCGCGAGGTGCGTGCGACCGCGAACCGGCTCGTGAACTTCGACGACGCGAACCTCCGCCGGTCGGCTCAGGCCGCCGTCGCGGCGTGCGCGCGCGTCGAGCGGGCGATGGAGCTGCTCGGCGACGACATCCCGCAGCACCTGAAGTACGCCGGCGAACTGCGACTCGCGCACCGCGAGTCGAGCCTCGACGAGCTCGGTCACCACGCCGACCCGCCCATGACGAAGGACGCCGTCGCGGGCCGCATCCGCCGCCTGCTGGCCATGGCCGACAACCGTGCCGCCGCGCTCGGGGTGCCGGGCACCGAGGCGAGCCTGCCGGCCGACCTCGACGACGTCTAG
- a CDS encoding superoxide dismutase, with amino-acid sequence MADYTLPDLAYDYSALEPAISGTIMELHHSKHHQAYVTGANTALAQLAEARETGNLANVNKLEKDLSFNLGGHINHSIFWTNLSPNGGDKPTGELAAAIDDQFGSFDAFQAHFTATALGVQGSGWAVLAWDSLGQRLIIVQFFDQQGNLPAGIVPLLMLDVWEHAYYLDYRNVRADYVKAFWTIADWDNVQKRFAAANEKTSGLLLLS; translated from the coding sequence ATGGCTGACTACACCCTCCCCGATCTCGCCTACGACTACTCGGCGCTCGAGCCGGCGATCAGTGGCACCATCATGGAGCTGCACCACTCGAAGCATCACCAGGCGTACGTGACGGGTGCGAACACCGCCCTCGCGCAGCTCGCCGAGGCGCGCGAGACGGGCAACCTCGCCAACGTGAACAAGCTCGAGAAGGACCTCTCGTTCAACCTCGGCGGTCACATCAACCACTCGATCTTCTGGACCAATCTCTCGCCGAACGGCGGCGACAAGCCCACCGGTGAGCTCGCGGCGGCCATCGACGACCAGTTCGGTTCGTTCGACGCCTTCCAGGCGCACTTCACCGCGACCGCGCTCGGCGTGCAGGGCTCCGGATGGGCGGTGCTCGCCTGGGACTCGCTCGGCCAGCGCCTGATCATCGTGCAGTTCTTCGACCAGCAGGGCAACCTGCCCGCCGGTATCGTGCCGCTGCTCATGCTGGACGTGTGGGAGCACGCCTACTACCTCGACTACCGCAATGTGCGCGCCGACTACGTCAAGGCGTTCTGGACGATCGCCGACTGGGACAACGTGCAGAAGCGCTTCGCGGCAGCAAACGAGAAGACCTCAGGGCTGCTGCTACTGTCGTAA
- the gap gene encoding type I glyceraldehyde-3-phosphate dehydrogenase, whose protein sequence is MSVKIGINGFGRIGRNYFRAALAQGADLEIVAVNDLTDNKTLAHLLKYDSITGRLDATVDYDENNIIVNGTAIKAFAERDPANLPWGELGVDIVIESTGFFTKAAAARKHIEAGAKKVLISAPATDEDATFVIGVNEHEYDPEKHHIISNASCTTNCLAPLAKVFNDTFGIEHGLMTTVHAYTADQNLQDGPHSDLRRARAAAINIVPTSTGAAKAIGLVLPELVGKLDGFALRVPVPTGSITDLTVTTKTPVTVDEVKAAYKAAAEGPLKGILKYTEDDIVSSDIVTDPHSSIFDAGLVRVIGNQVKLSSWYDNEWGYSNRLVDLTEYVAERL, encoded by the coding sequence GTGTCTGTAAAGATCGGCATCAACGGCTTCGGCCGCATCGGCCGCAACTATTTCCGTGCTGCCCTCGCCCAGGGAGCAGATCTCGAGATCGTCGCGGTCAACGACCTCACCGACAACAAGACGCTCGCACACCTGCTGAAGTACGACTCGATCACGGGTCGCCTGGACGCGACGGTCGACTACGACGAGAACAACATCATCGTCAACGGCACCGCGATCAAGGCCTTCGCGGAGCGCGACCCCGCCAACCTGCCCTGGGGCGAGCTCGGCGTCGACATCGTCATCGAGTCGACCGGCTTCTTCACCAAGGCCGCCGCCGCCCGCAAGCACATCGAGGCCGGCGCCAAGAAGGTGCTCATCTCGGCCCCCGCGACCGACGAGGACGCCACGTTCGTCATCGGCGTCAACGAGCACGAGTACGACCCCGAGAAGCACCACATCATCTCGAACGCGTCGTGCACCACGAACTGCCTCGCGCCGCTCGCCAAGGTGTTCAACGACACCTTCGGCATCGAGCACGGCCTCATGACCACGGTGCACGCCTACACGGCCGACCAGAACCTGCAGGACGGCCCGCACAGCGACCTCCGTCGTGCTCGCGCAGCGGCGATCAACATCGTCCCCACGTCGACCGGTGCGGCCAAGGCCATCGGCCTCGTGCTGCCCGAGCTCGTCGGCAAGCTCGACGGCTTCGCGCTGCGCGTGCCGGTGCCCACCGGCTCGATCACCGACCTCACGGTCACCACCAAGACCCCGGTCACGGTCGATGAGGTCAAGGCCGCCTACAAGGCTGCGGCCGAGGGCCCCCTGAAGGGCATCCTCAAGTACACCGAAGACGACATCGTGTCGAGCGACATCGTGACCGACCCGCACTCGTCGATCTTCGACGCCGGGCTCGTGCGCGTCATCGGCAACCAGGTGAAGCTCTCGAGCTGGTACGACAACGAGTGGGGCTACTCCAACCGTCTCGTCGACCTGACCGAGTACGTCGCCGAACGTCTCTGA
- the pgk gene encoding phosphoglycerate kinase, whose translation MTLRTIDSLGSLAGSRIVVRCDLNVPLKDGVITDDGRVRASLPTLTALTDQGARVIVVSHLGRPEGAPDAKYSLAPVAARLGELVDVPVAFATDTVGDDATAKVEALADGEILVLENLRFNPGETSKNEAERTAFAGELAAFADSVVSDGFGVVHRKQASVFELEELRPSAAGLLIAAELDVLDRLTENPERPYAVVLGGSKVSDKLGVIAHLLPRVDTLLIGGGMLFTFLAAQGHKVGSSLLEADQIETVKGYLAEAAERGVDIVLPTDVVVAASFSGEAEHVVAPADAIEETPFGASGLGLDIGPETAAAFAEHIRSSKTVFWNGPMGVFELAPFAGGTRAVAQALTEVDGLSVVGGGDSAAAVRQLGFSDDQFGHISTGGGASLEFLEGKKLPGLEVLGW comes from the coding sequence GTGACACTGCGAACGATCGATAGCCTCGGTTCGCTCGCCGGTTCGCGCATCGTCGTCCGTTGTGACCTCAACGTTCCTCTCAAGGACGGGGTCATCACGGACGACGGTCGCGTTCGGGCGTCGCTGCCGACACTCACCGCGCTGACCGACCAAGGGGCGCGCGTGATCGTCGTCTCCCACCTCGGCCGCCCTGAGGGCGCCCCCGACGCGAAGTACAGCCTCGCGCCGGTCGCCGCCCGCCTCGGCGAACTCGTCGACGTGCCCGTCGCGTTCGCGACCGACACGGTCGGCGACGACGCCACGGCCAAGGTGGAGGCCCTCGCCGACGGCGAGATCCTCGTGCTCGAGAACCTGCGGTTCAACCCGGGGGAGACCTCGAAGAACGAAGCCGAGCGCACCGCATTCGCCGGCGAGCTGGCGGCGTTCGCCGATTCCGTCGTCTCCGACGGATTCGGCGTGGTGCACCGCAAGCAGGCGAGCGTCTTCGAACTCGAAGAGCTCCGCCCGAGTGCGGCCGGCCTGCTCATCGCCGCCGAGCTCGACGTGCTCGACCGCCTCACCGAGAACCCCGAGCGTCCGTACGCGGTCGTGCTCGGCGGCTCGAAGGTGTCCGACAAGCTCGGCGTGATCGCGCACCTGCTGCCGCGGGTCGACACGCTGCTCATCGGCGGCGGCATGCTCTTCACCTTCCTCGCGGCCCAGGGCCACAAGGTCGGCTCCAGCCTGCTGGAGGCCGACCAGATCGAGACCGTGAAGGGCTACCTCGCCGAGGCCGCCGAGCGCGGCGTCGACATCGTGCTGCCGACGGATGTCGTCGTCGCCGCGTCGTTCTCGGGCGAGGCGGAGCACGTGGTCGCTCCCGCCGATGCCATCGAGGAGACGCCGTTCGGCGCATCCGGCCTCGGCCTCGACATCGGACCCGAGACGGCCGCCGCCTTCGCCGAGCACATCCGCTCGTCGAAGACGGTGTTCTGGAACGGCCCGATGGGCGTGTTCGAGCTCGCACCCTTCGCGGGCGGCACTCGTGCCGTCGCGCAGGCGCTCACCGAGGTCGACGGTCTCAGCGTCGTCGGCGGCGGCGACTCGGCAGCCGCGGTCCGCCAGCTCGGATTCTCGGACGACCAGTTCGGTCACATCTCGACGGGCGGCGGCGCGAGCCTCGAGTTCCTCGAGGGCAAGAAGCTCCCCGGACTGGAGGTCCTCGGATGGTAG
- the tpiA gene encoding triose-phosphate isomerase → MVGKRTPFIAGNWKMNLDHLQAVAFTQKLAWSLKDAKHDPADAEVAVFPPFTDIRSVQTLIAADNLPIAYGAQDVSAHDSGAYTGEVSGAFLAKLECAYVIIGHSERRTLHGETDADVNAKVLAAHRHGIVPVLCVGETAEDLEEHGPSAVPVAQLRAALENVEGAKGLVIAYEPVWAIGSGQAATPQQAEQVCEALRGVLRELFGDDVAGATRVLYGGSVKAANIASFLREPNVDGALVGGASLDIDEFSSIVRFKKHVGA, encoded by the coding sequence ATGGTAGGCAAGCGCACCCCGTTCATCGCAGGCAACTGGAAGATGAACCTCGATCACCTGCAGGCGGTCGCGTTCACGCAGAAGCTCGCGTGGTCGCTGAAGGACGCGAAGCACGACCCGGCCGATGCCGAGGTCGCGGTCTTCCCGCCGTTCACCGACATCCGCTCGGTGCAGACGCTCATCGCGGCCGACAACCTGCCGATCGCCTATGGCGCTCAGGATGTCTCGGCCCACGACTCGGGCGCCTACACGGGTGAGGTCTCCGGCGCGTTCCTCGCGAAGCTCGAGTGCGCGTACGTGATCATCGGCCACTCCGAGCGTCGCACACTGCACGGCGAGACCGATGCGGACGTCAACGCGAAGGTGCTCGCGGCTCACCGCCACGGCATCGTGCCGGTGCTCTGCGTCGGCGAGACCGCCGAAGACCTCGAGGAGCACGGCCCGAGCGCCGTGCCGGTGGCGCAACTCCGCGCCGCCCTCGAGAACGTCGAGGGCGCGAAGGGCCTCGTCATCGCGTACGAGCCCGTCTGGGCCATCGGATCCGGCCAGGCGGCGACGCCGCAGCAGGCCGAGCAGGTCTGCGAGGCGCTCCGCGGAGTGCTGCGCGAACTCTTCGGCGACGACGTCGCCGGCGCCACGCGCGTGCTCTACGGCGGCTCGGTCAAGGCGGCGAACATCGCCTCGTTCCTCCGGGAGCCGAACGTCGACGGCGCGCTCGTCGGCGGCGCGAGCCTCGACATCGACGAGTTCTCGAGCATCGTCCGCTTCAAGAAGCACGTCGGAGCCTGA
- the secG gene encoding preprotein translocase subunit SecG, translating into MEILQVVLQVLLGITSLLLTLLILLHKGRGGGLSDMFGGGVTSSLGASGVAERNLNRITVILGLVWVTCIVILGLITKFDSGI; encoded by the coding sequence GTGGAGATTCTCCAGGTCGTCCTGCAGGTCCTGCTCGGTATCACGAGCCTCCTGCTGACGCTGCTCATCCTGCTGCACAAGGGCCGCGGTGGCGGTCTGTCCGACATGTTCGGCGGCGGCGTCACCTCAAGCCTCGGTGCATCGGGTGTTGCCGAGCGCAACCTCAATCGCATCACCGTGATCCTGGGCCTCGTCTGGGTGACGTGCATCGTCATCCTCGGCCTGATCACGAAGTTCGACTCGGGAATCTGA